The Pyxidicoccus sp. MSG2 DNA segment AGATTGAATGAGCGCCTGGAGGCAGGAACCCTTCTGGCTCGAAAGGGGCCGGTCCTTTCCCCCCAGCGAACCGAACGTGGGGAAGGCAGCCCACTCCTGAGCGCCGGGGCCGCGTTGACGGTATGAAACGGCGGCGCGTAGGCTCCGACGCATGCTGGTGGTCCGTTCAGCGCAGGTGGCCACGCTCGCACAGGGGCGCTACGAGCTGTACCTCGACAAGGCCACGGACCTCGTGGCCGAGCACTGGCCGAGCATCCTCGCCGCCTCCGGACGGGACGACCTGCGCGCCCGCGTCCGCCGCCTGTCCGACGAGGCCCGCGGCCAGGGCTTCGAGACGCAGGAGCAGTGGCTCCGCTACGTCAACGTGGCGCTCGCGCTGGGAGACGGCTTCTCGCAGCGCCCCGCGTTCTCCGCCGTCCTCCACGGGCCGCTCACGCCCGGGGAGAAAATCGAGGAGCTCGTCGCCCTCTCCCGGAGCGAGCTGCGCAAGGATGGAGACTGAGAGCCCATGAGCCACCTGGAGACGCGGACCCTCGTCGAGTCCCATGACCTGAACGCCGTCATCGAGGAGTTTCCGCTCGGCCCGTCCAGGGCCGAGTCCTTCGAGGCGCTGGACCGCGCGGCGCAGCGGGACGACCTGACGTGGCCCGCGTCGCCAGTGACGAGCTGCCCCCTCCCCTACCTGGACCTGGTGTTCCGTCACGCGAACGGCGAGCCCATCCGCGACACCGAGTGCGTGCTCGACTTCCCGGCCGGAGCGCAGGCCCGGAAGACGACGAACGCGTCCGGGCGCGTGCACTTCGCGGACGTGGACGCGGACGCGTCCAAGCTGACGGCCACCGTCGAGCCACTCGAGCCGGCGGTGGACGGGACGCCGCGCTTCCTGCTGCGCGTCGTGGAGCAGGAGCAGGGCGCGCAGGCCGCGAAGTCCCCCGCGAAGGAGACGGCGAAGGACGCGCCGCTGCTCTACTGGGTGCGGCCCACCGCCTCGTCCGACGACGCAGACAGCGAGGAGTGAGCCGCGCCCCTCACAGGGTGATGCTGAGCTTCACCGGGTAGTGGTCGCTGACGCCCTCCGTCCACAGGTACTTCTTGCAGATGCCCTTGATGGGGCTCGGCTTCTTGTTCTTCGCGTCGGTCTCCGCGGCGACGAAGCCCGGGTCCAGGGCCACGAGGTCCACCGTGGCCACGTTGGTCACCGCGCCGCCCGGCAAGCCAATCGTGAGGATGTGGTCGAAGGCATGCGTCGTCAGGTGGTCCAGCGTGATGTTGGGCGCGGGGGGCTGCTTCGTCGCGACGTAATAGTAGGCGGCCTCCCCCGCGCCCTTGGCTGCCTTGAGGCTGCTGCGAACCATCGTCTTGTGGGAGGTGAAGCCCGCCAGGGTGAGGGCGTTGAGCGCGGTGCTCTCCGCGACGGGGTGCGTGGTGTCCTTGTAGTCCGGGTCGTTCTTCTTGCCGGGCTTCACGAGGACGCGGCACTGGGGGACGAGCGGGCAGGTGTTGAAGTCGCCGACGATGACAACCGGCTTGGTGCGCAGGGGCGGGAGGATGTCCCGGATGAGGGCGATGTTGTTCACGGCGTCCGAGTTCTCCGGCGCGCGCGCCTGGGGCGGCGCGTGGAGCCCCACGACGACGAAGCCCCGGTCCGTCGAGTCGGCGACGCTGGTGTCGAACTCGAGCTTCTTCACGGTGGGCGCGGCCCAGACGAAGGCCCCGTCGGTGGCGACGCTGCAGCCGACGGGGAGCTTGTCGGTGATTTTCTGGGGCGCGTGGATGACGCTCCGGGCCCCCGTGCCGCCGCTGGTGACGAGCAGCACGTCATAGGGCTGTCCCTCGACGGCGTCCGGCAGGGCCGCGGCCGTCTCGAAGACGAGCCCGCCGGTGACGGCGCGTGACGTGAGGGCAATGCTCTTCGTCACGTCGTTGCCGGCGCCGTCCGCCACCTTCACGTCCAGGTGGAACGCGCCCGTCACCGTGGGCGTCCCGCTCAGGACGCCACCGACGAAGTCGAGCCCCGCGGGCAGGGCCGACGTCCCCTCTTTGCTCCAGACGTATGGAGGCGTGCCGCCGCAGGCCTGGAGCGTGAAGCGGTAGGGGTGCGCATCCACCGCGTCGGGGAGCGAGCCCGTGAAGATGTCGAGGTTCGGACCGGGCAGCGCCTTGACGTCGACGGAGAACTTCCGCGCGGTGCGCTCGGGCGTATTGAACTCCACCAGGTAGGGATTGCGCCCGAAGAAGTCGACGTCGGTGCCGCCCGTGTCCTCGAAGGCGACCTTGCCCGCCTTCGTCGAGGTCGCGCCCCAGGGCAGGCTGTGGTGGGTGGGCGTCACCGTCTTGGTCACGATGGCGGTGGGGCCGACGATGTTGTCCGGCCCCGTGAAGTCGACCACCTCGGAGAAGTAGTAGACGCCAATCATGTCGGACTTCGGAGGGTCCGCCGACGCGCGCAGGGGAACGACGCGCCACGCGGGGTGCTTCGCCGCGAGCCCGAAGTAGAGCGCGAGGATGCCGTCGAGCCCCGCGCCCTCGGTGACGACGTCACCGTGCGAGAACTTGACCATCTTCGTGAGCGGCTCCACGACGACGATGATGTCGAAGAGCCGGGCACCCGCCGTCGAGTAGATGGTGTTGAGGATGGTGTTGCCGTGCTTGGTGTAGCGGTTGCCCGCGAAGTCCTTGATGTTCCACGAGAGGATGTTCAGGGTGGGCATGCGGCGCTCCTGATGCGTTCAGGCCGGCTCATTGGGCCGTCCATGACTCCAGTGTGATGCCACCCTGCGCGATGCGGAAACGGACGTGCATCGGCCGCCGCACGACGGGCGGGTCCTGGCGGCCCAGTGTCCTCCACATCTCCGTGTAGGCCTCCGCGGGCATGGCCTCGCGCAGCGCGGTGATGGCATGGGCCGGCGTGAAGGAGATGCTCGCGTCGAGCGGCTCGTCGAAGACGTTCGTCCCCTCACGGAAGTAATGCAGCTTCGCCTCGCCCTCGACGAAGACGTTCGTCAGCGACGGGTCATCCGGGAATCCGACGACCCACCGGAGGCTGATGCGGGCGAACCGCAGCCTTCCGTCCCGGGTGACCAGGTTTCCGATGCGGAGCTCGCACAGCGTGCTCGCGGTGAGGCCGTCGGACAGCTGCGTGTTCTGGTTGTACCGGCGGACCTTCGCGGTGGTCGGACGCCAGGAGGCCGGGAGCACGTCGCGCCAGAAGGAGTTGCCGCCCATGAGCGCGTCCAGCTCCGCGACGGGCACCGCGGAATCCTTCTTCATGCTCGTGCTCATGCGGAGCTGCAGCGACTCGTGCTCGGCGGGGACATCGCCGTAGAAGAGGCGCTCCTGGGAGCCCAGCGTCTTGAGGCCGTAGAGCTCGAACTTCACCTCGCGGTAGCCGTCGTCATCCTCGTCCGGCACGGAGCGCTCTCCGTCGATGAGGCCCTCGCCGCAGGTGGCCTTGAAG contains these protein-coding regions:
- a CDS encoding putative Ig domain-containing protein, producing the protein MPTLNILSWNIKDFAGNRYTKHGNTILNTIYSTAGARLFDIIVVVEPLTKMVKFSHGDVVTEGAGLDGILALYFGLAAKHPAWRVVPLRASADPPKSDMIGVYYFSEVVDFTGPDNIVGPTAIVTKTVTPTHHSLPWGATSTKAGKVAFEDTGGTDVDFFGRNPYLVEFNTPERTARKFSVDVKALPGPNLDIFTGSLPDAVDAHPYRFTLQACGGTPPYVWSKEGTSALPAGLDFVGGVLSGTPTVTGAFHLDVKVADGAGNDVTKSIALTSRAVTGGLVFETAAALPDAVEGQPYDVLLVTSGGTGARSVIHAPQKITDKLPVGCSVATDGAFVWAAPTVKKLEFDTSVADSTDRGFVVVGLHAPPQARAPENSDAVNNIALIRDILPPLRTKPVVIVGDFNTCPLVPQCRVLVKPGKKNDPDYKDTTHPVAESTALNALTLAGFTSHKTMVRSSLKAAKGAGEAAYYYVATKQPPAPNITLDHLTTHAFDHILTIGLPGGAVTNVATVDLVALDPGFVAAETDAKNKKPSPIKGICKKYLWTEGVSDHYPVKLSITL